The genomic segment TAAAATTTCGAAAGAACGATGAACTATCATATTATCATTGATGAATATTATCCTGAAGATAACGAATTGAAATCTTTGTTGTTAAAACATTCTAGGCAGGTTGCTGATAAGTGTCTAGAGACATGTCGGAAACATCCTGAATTAAATATTGATGAATTATTTATTGAGTCTGCCGCAATGCTTCATGATATAGGTATCCGTTGGTGCTATGCTCCCAGTATTTTTTGCGAGGGAAACGAACCTTATATTCGTCATGGTTTTATTGGTGGAGAACTGCTAAGAAACAAAGGACTTGATGCTTATGCTCGCGTTTGTGAACGACATACAGGTACAGGTCTTACCAAACAACATATAATAAGCCAGCAATTACCTCTTCCTGTTTGTGATTTTATTCCTGTTACGATGGAAGAGCAACTGGTTTGTTATGCGGATAAATTCTTTTCAAAATCTTCTCCTGATAGTGTTCGGACATTAAAAGAAACTGCTCAAAGTCTTGAGAAATTCGGAAAAGAAGGGGTCGAAAAGTTTATGAAATGGGCTGAAATGTTTGAATAGGATCCTAGAAACGGGTAAAAAAAGTTAAAGTGTATATATAAACTTCTGTCAGTGCACATCAAACTCCTAACTTTTTCGTAATTTTGTAGCCGTGAAACGCAAGTCGGTCATATTTTTACTTCTTTTCGTCTTCCTTTTTGTGATGGCGGGTGTCCCGTCAATACCTTTTTATGAAAACAGGTATGGGGTGACGACAGATGATTCTGCATCCACGAATGATGCCGTATCATCTCATGATATATCTAAAGCATCGTCTATTATAGATTCTCTTCGTAATGATACTGTTGAGTTAGATTCACTCCATTTGGCTATTCTTCGTCATAACAAGGCTGTAGACGATTCTTTGACTCAAGATAGTCTAAATAAAACGAAGAAGAATGGCATTGATTCTCCTGTTGAGTTCTCGGCAAATGATTCTCTTGTTTTTATTGCCTCTACGGGTATGGCAAATCTTTATGGTGACTCTCATGTAAAATACCAAAATATGGACCTGAAGAGTGAGAAAATCTATATGTGTATGGACTCTTCCTTGGTGCATGCTACAGGTGCTCGTGATACTGCGGGCGTAATATTTGGAACACCAGTATTTCATATGGGTAACGATACATATGAGAGTGATACGATGGCTTTTAATTTCAAAACTAAGAAAGGCCTTATCCAGCAGGTATATACAGAGCAAGAAGATGGTTTTTTGACTAGCGAGATATCTAAACGTGATGCTGATGGTGTCCTCTACTTGCAGCATGGTCGATACACGACTTGTGATGACCCGCATCCAGATTTTTATATAGCTCTCTCTCGAGCAAAAGTACGCCCAGGCAAAGATGTTGTCTTTGGCCCCGCATATTTAGTTGTTTGTGACGTACCACTTCCTTTGGCTATACCTTATGGTTTTTTTCCCTTTACAAAGAGTTACTCTAGTGGTTTTATCATGCCAACCTATGGCGATGAGACTTCGCGAGGTTTCTATCTGCGTGATGGTGGCTACTATTTTGCATTGTCTGATAAAATGGATTTAAAACTGTTGGGGGAAATTTATACAAAGGGTTCGTGGGCTGTTAGTGCTGCTTCTAATTATCGTAAGCGTTATCGCTTTAGCGGATCGTTCTATGCTAGTTATCAGAATTCTGTTGAGGGTGAGAAAAATCTGCCTGATTATAGTAAGACAACAAGTTTTAAGATACAGTGGAGTCATCGGCAGGATCCAAAGGCAAATCCCTATAGAAATTTGTCTGCATCGGTTAACTTTGCTACTAGTAGTTATGAGCGAAACAACTTGACGTCGATGTATAATCCGCAGACTTTAACCCAGAGTACCCGTACATCATCGGTGAACTTCTCAACAAAGTTTTCAAGCATTGGCATGAATATTAATGCTACAATGAACTTGAACCAAAATATGCGCGACTCGAGCATTGCTATGACGATGCCTGATCTTAATATAGCGATTGCCCGTTTCTATCCATTCAAAAGAAAGAAAATGGTTGGCAAGGAAAGATGGTATGAAAAGATTTCATTGTCGTATACGGGACGTATTAGCAATAGTATCTCCACAAAAGAAGATAAGTTGATGCATTCCGATTTGGTAAAAGACTGGCGTAATGGAATGCAGCATAGCATCCCTGTTAGTGCTAACTTTACCCTTTTTAATTATATCAATCTTAATGCTTCGTTCAATTTTACTGATCGCACGTATTTCAGTAAGACTATGCAGTCATGGGATGGAGCAAAGGTTGTAAACGACACTATCTATGGCCTCTATAATATATATAATTGGTCTATGTCGATGAGTGCCTCTACTAAACTTTATGGCTTCCTAAAACCATCTTCTAAGTTCTTGGGCGGAAAGATTAATGCGATACGTCATGTGCTAACACCGCAGCTTTCTTTTACTTATGCCCCAGATTTTAGTACCTCACGTTATGGCTATTATGATACTTACCAGAAAACTAATGCCGATGGAACTGTTTCGTTGGTGGAATACTCACCTTATGCTAATCAACTCTATGGTGTGCCTGGTAAGGGGAAAACTGGAAGTATCCACATGGATATATCAAATAACCTTGAAATGAAGACTCTCGACAAGAATGATTCTATTCATAAAGTGTCCCTCATTGATGAATTAGGACTTTCAATGGGATATAATATGGCAGCAAAGATTCGTCCTTGGAGTGACTTAAATACCCGTTTACGCTTAAAACTTTCTAAGAATTATACACTGAATATTAATGCTGTCTTTGCCAGCTATGTTTATGAGGCTGACTCTGTAGGTGCTACACCACGTATCAGTGAGAATACTACTTATTGGGAGAAAGGTAAAATAGGACGTTTTCAAGGTATGTCTCAAAACCTTTCTTATACACTTTCTAGTGATAAGGTTTCCAATTTCTTTAAGTGGATTAGGGGAGAACGTACTAATAAGAATGATGAAAACCAGTCTGCCAAGAAAAAGGAAGAGGATGATGTTGATATTGAGTCGAATCTAGATAAAGACTTAGAAGAAGGTAAACATGGTGCCAAGAAGAAAGATGCCGGTAAGGCAGAGACCGACGAAGATGGTTATATGAATTTCTCGCTGCCGTGGTCATTGAGTTTTGGATATGGTGTTACCATGCGTGAAGATACTGATGTTAAGAGATTCAATTACAACACCATGAGGTATCCGTATAAGTTTACTCAGAATCTGAACATGAGTGGTAATATTCGCTTGTCTGATGGTTGGAATATCTCATTTTCGTCGGGATATGATTTCGAAAACAAGAAAATATCAATGACGATGGCTTCACTATCTCGTGACCTCCATTGTTTTAATATGTCGTGTTCTGTAGTGCTTGCTCCTTATACCAGTTATAATTTCTCGTTCCGTTGTAATGCCTCAACACTGACCGATGCATTGAAATATGATAAACGTTCTTCGTATTCTAATGCTGTTCAATGGTATTGATGTATCAATAATTGCATTTGAATATTACTTTGTTTCTATTGGAATATTCTGAAATATATTTGGTGTTTTCCTTGCTTCTTTGTACCTTTGCATTCGATTTAAATTTAAACATATATTGTAAATATGGAAATTAAGATTACTTTTCCGGACGGATCTGTTCGCTCGTATGAGCAGGGCGTAACCGGACTCCAGATTGCCGAGAGTATTTCGCCAGCTCTGGCTCGCAGTGTATTGGCTTGCGGTGTGAATGGCGAAACGGTGGAGTTAAACCGTCCTATCAATGAGGACGCACAGATTGAACTCTATAAGTGGGACGACGAGCAGGGTAAGCATACTTTCTGGCATACCTCTGCCCACCTACTAGCTGAAGCACTTCAGGAATTGTATCCTGGTATTCAGTTCGGTTTTGGTCCTGCTGTAGAGAGTGGTTTCTTCTATGATGTGCTGCTGCCTAATGGTGAAAGCATCAAGGAGAGCGATTTTTCTACCATCGAGAACAAGATGCGTGAATTGGCCTCTAAGAAAGAGCCTGTGGTTCGCAAGGAGGTGGCTAAAGCTGATGCTTTGAAGGAGTTTGCGGCTAATGGTCAGACCTACAAATGCGAACATATTGAACAGGACCTTGAGGATGGCACCATCACCACCTATACACAAGGTGCTTTCACAGACCTTTGTCGTGGTCCCCACTTGATGGATACAGGTGAGATTAAGGCTATTAAGTTGACCTCGGTTGCTGGCGCTTTCTGGCGTGGCGATGCCAACCGTGAGCAGATGCAGCGCCTCTATGGTATTTCATTCCCCAAGAAGAAGATGCTCGACGAGTATCTTGTAATGCTTGAGGAAGCCAAGAAGCGTGACCATCGAAAGATTGGTAAGGAGATGGAACTATTCATGTTCTCTGACAAGGTCGGTAAGGGCCTGCCTATTTGGTTGCCAAAGGGAACAGATATGCGTCTGCGCTTGCAGGACCACTTGCGTAAGGTTCAGAAACGTTATGGATATCAAGAAGTTATCACTCCGCATATTGGTTCAAAGAATCTCTATGTTACTTCTGGTCACTGGGATCACTATGGTAAGGATTCTTTCCAGCCTATCCAGACTCCGGAGGAGGGTGAAGAATACCTGTTGAAACCAATGAACTGTCCTCACCACTGTGAAATCTTCGCATGGAAGCCCCGTTCGTACAAGGATTTACCCCTACGTATTGCAGAGTTTGGTACCGTATATCGTTACGAGCAGAGTGGTGAGCTTCATGGTTTGACTCGTGTGCGTTCGTTCACTCAGGACGATGCCCACCTGTTCTGCCGTCCAGACCAAGTGAAGCAGGAATTCCTCAACGTGATGGATATCATCAATGTGGTGTTATCTGCCTTCGGTTTCAACTTCGAGGCACAGATTTCTCTGCGCGACCCCAATAACCATGAGAAGTATGTGGGTAGCGATGAAGATTGGGCATTGGCGGAGAAGGCCATCCAAGAGGCATGTGAAGAGAAGGGACTGCCCGCTAAAGTAGAATATGGCGAGGCCGCTTTCTATGGTCCGAAACTCGACTTTATGATTAAGGATGCCATAGGTCGTCGTTGGCAGTTGGGTACTATTCAGGTGGACTACAACCTACCTAAGCGCTTCCAGCTAGAGTATACTGACGAAGATAATCAGAAGAAGACGCCTGTGATGATTCACCGTGCTCCTTTCGGTTCTATGGAGCGTTTCACTGCTGTGCTG from the Prevotella sp. E15-22 genome contains:
- the thrS gene encoding threonine--tRNA ligase codes for the protein MEIKITFPDGSVRSYEQGVTGLQIAESISPALARSVLACGVNGETVELNRPINEDAQIELYKWDDEQGKHTFWHTSAHLLAEALQELYPGIQFGFGPAVESGFFYDVLLPNGESIKESDFSTIENKMRELASKKEPVVRKEVAKADALKEFAANGQTYKCEHIEQDLEDGTITTYTQGAFTDLCRGPHLMDTGEIKAIKLTSVAGAFWRGDANREQMQRLYGISFPKKKMLDEYLVMLEEAKKRDHRKIGKEMELFMFSDKVGKGLPIWLPKGTDMRLRLQDHLRKVQKRYGYQEVITPHIGSKNLYVTSGHWDHYGKDSFQPIQTPEEGEEYLLKPMNCPHHCEIFAWKPRSYKDLPLRIAEFGTVYRYEQSGELHGLTRVRSFTQDDAHLFCRPDQVKQEFLNVMDIINVVLSAFGFNFEAQISLRDPNNHEKYVGSDEDWALAEKAIQEACEEKGLPAKVEYGEAAFYGPKLDFMIKDAIGRRWQLGTIQVDYNLPKRFQLEYTDEDNQKKTPVMIHRAPFGSMERFTAVLIEHTSGHFPLWLTPDQVVVLPLSEKYNDYAKKVLEQFNLQGVRGSIDLRNEKLGRKIRDNELKRIPYMVIVGEKEAAEGLVSMRQQGGGEQATMTIQEFIDKINAEVAEQTKNF
- a CDS encoding phosphohydrolase, which produces MNYHIIIDEYYPEDNELKSLLLKHSRQVADKCLETCRKHPELNIDELFIESAAMLHDIGIRWCYAPSIFCEGNEPYIRHGFIGGELLRNKGLDAYARVCERHTGTGLTKQHIISQQLPLPVCDFIPVTMEEQLVCYADKFFSKSSPDSVRTLKETAQSLEKFGKEGVEKFMKWAEMFE
- a CDS encoding putative LPS assembly protein LptD, whose protein sequence is MKRKSVIFLLLFVFLFVMAGVPSIPFYENRYGVTTDDSASTNDAVSSHDISKASSIIDSLRNDTVELDSLHLAILRHNKAVDDSLTQDSLNKTKKNGIDSPVEFSANDSLVFIASTGMANLYGDSHVKYQNMDLKSEKIYMCMDSSLVHATGARDTAGVIFGTPVFHMGNDTYESDTMAFNFKTKKGLIQQVYTEQEDGFLTSEISKRDADGVLYLQHGRYTTCDDPHPDFYIALSRAKVRPGKDVVFGPAYLVVCDVPLPLAIPYGFFPFTKSYSSGFIMPTYGDETSRGFYLRDGGYYFALSDKMDLKLLGEIYTKGSWAVSAASNYRKRYRFSGSFYASYQNSVEGEKNLPDYSKTTSFKIQWSHRQDPKANPYRNLSASVNFATSSYERNNLTSMYNPQTLTQSTRTSSVNFSTKFSSIGMNINATMNLNQNMRDSSIAMTMPDLNIAIARFYPFKRKKMVGKERWYEKISLSYTGRISNSISTKEDKLMHSDLVKDWRNGMQHSIPVSANFTLFNYINLNASFNFTDRTYFSKTMQSWDGAKVVNDTIYGLYNIYNWSMSMSASTKLYGFLKPSSKFLGGKINAIRHVLTPQLSFTYAPDFSTSRYGYYDTYQKTNADGTVSLVEYSPYANQLYGVPGKGKTGSIHMDISNNLEMKTLDKNDSIHKVSLIDELGLSMGYNMAAKIRPWSDLNTRLRLKLSKNYTLNINAVFASYVYEADSVGATPRISENTTYWEKGKIGRFQGMSQNLSYTLSSDKVSNFFKWIRGERTNKNDENQSAKKKEEDDVDIESNLDKDLEEGKHGAKKKDAGKAETDEDGYMNFSLPWSLSFGYGVTMREDTDVKRFNYNTMRYPYKFTQNLNMSGNIRLSDGWNISFSSGYDFENKKISMTMASLSRDLHCFNMSCSVVLAPYTSYNFSFRCNASTLTDALKYDKRSSYSNAVQWY